One Gimesia aquarii DNA segment encodes these proteins:
- the moaC gene encoding cyclic pyranopterin monophosphate synthase MoaC — MSDFTHFDEDGASRMVDVGAKAITARMAVAESFVTMKPETQKRILDRRVSKGDVLEIARIAGIMATKKTADLIPLCHPLSINSVCLDFEALNETTIRIESTVKIDGKTGVEMEALTAVSVAALTVYDMCKAIDRAMSLGPTQLVEKSGGKSGHYIRKKG, encoded by the coding sequence ATGTCTGATTTTACCCATTTCGATGAAGATGGTGCCAGCCGGATGGTAGACGTCGGTGCCAAAGCAATCACCGCTCGTATGGCTGTTGCAGAATCCTTTGTCACAATGAAACCTGAAACACAAAAGCGTATTTTGGACCGACGGGTTTCTAAAGGAGATGTGCTGGAAATTGCCCGGATTGCAGGAATTATGGCAACTAAAAAAACGGCAGACCTGATTCCTTTGTGTCACCCCCTGAGTATTAACAGTGTGTGTCTTGATTTTGAAGCTCTGAATGAAACAACAATTCGTATTGAATCCACTGTGAAAATTGATGGTAAAACCGGTGTGGAAATGGAAGCATTGACCGCAGTCAGCGTGGCGGCATTAACAGTTTACGATATGTGCAAAGCCATCGATCGTGCCATGAGCTTGGGCCCCACTCAACTTGTTGAAAAATCAGGTGGAAAAAGCGGTCACTATATCAGGAAAAAAGGCTGA
- the pyrF gene encoding orotidine-5'-phosphate decarboxylase, whose translation MHHFSDRLNAAIQNKKTPALVGLDPRFDWLPAEIVRSAESRHTTKAEIVAGAFEEFCFRIIDVVAPVVPAVKPQAAFFEEWGPAGCAALQRIIKKARSAGLVVICDAKRGDIGSTAEAYARGYLAGENPESAIWAADCLTVNPYLGSDTLEPFVNVATERGAGIYVLVRTSNPGAGTFQDRKTDGTNLYECVAGVVEELALKTKGAGNYGAIGAVVGATYPEELSQLRALMPHTPLLVPGYGSQGAGAGDVAGAFDEGGLGAIINSSRGINFAIRKSPYSEKFSPTEWEQAVEAATHDMISDLATHTPAGNLE comes from the coding sequence ATGCACCACTTTTCCGATCGATTAAATGCAGCCATCCAGAATAAAAAAACACCGGCACTCGTCGGTCTTGACCCCCGCTTTGACTGGCTTCCCGCCGAAATTGTCCGTTCTGCAGAATCCCGACATACTACGAAAGCAGAAATCGTGGCTGGCGCGTTTGAAGAATTCTGTTTCCGCATCATCGATGTTGTCGCGCCTGTGGTTCCCGCAGTGAAACCACAGGCGGCATTCTTCGAGGAATGGGGCCCCGCGGGTTGTGCGGCCCTGCAACGAATTATCAAGAAAGCGCGCAGTGCAGGATTAGTCGTCATTTGTGACGCCAAACGAGGCGACATCGGCTCAACCGCGGAAGCGTATGCCCGAGGTTATCTCGCTGGAGAGAACCCAGAGAGCGCCATCTGGGCTGCCGACTGTCTGACCGTCAATCCTTATCTCGGCAGTGACACATTAGAACCGTTTGTGAATGTCGCCACCGAACGCGGGGCCGGAATCTATGTGCTGGTCCGTACCAGTAATCCTGGTGCAGGAACGTTTCAGGATCGAAAAACGGATGGAACAAACCTTTATGAATGTGTCGCGGGGGTCGTCGAAGAACTCGCCTTGAAGACAAAGGGAGCAGGTAATTATGGTGCCATCGGTGCCGTCGTCGGTGCGACTTATCCTGAAGAATTAAGCCAGCTCCGCGCTCTCATGCCACACACACCTCTTTTGGTTCCCGGTTATGGAAGTCAGGGCGCAGGAGCCGGTGATGTGGCGGGGGCCTTTGACGAGGGAGGGCTTGGAGCGATTATTAACAGTTCCCGTGGTATTAACTTCGCGATCCGTAAATCTCCCTACTCAGAAAAATTCTCACCAACAGAATGGGAGCAGGCAGTTGAAGCAGCCACTCATGATATGATTTCGGATTTAGCCACACACACTCCCGCTGGTAATTTAGAATGA
- a CDS encoding YhdH/YhfP family quinone oxidoreductase, translated as MQKSFRCYQVKKNDQQDITSCVESVSSDSLPSGSVTIRVVYSSINYKDALAATGHPGVVRKFPHVPGIDAAGIVEQSDSDQFAVGQPVVVTSYELGVDRWGGWSEFICVQPEWIVPLPEELMLKESMILGTAGLTAAMCVSSILQHEISVDSGNVLVTGASGGVGSFAISLLNRLGYQVTAVSGKASMHDRLIELGAKQVIDRGAIDIGSSKPLLKTQWPAAIDTVGGSLLSHLIRSIEHQGCVATCGNAGGTELDLTVFPFILRGVTLDGIDSSWYPIAKRTALWQKLATDWKLPDLESRAKMITLDQIQETVASLLEGSHQERTIIQIGDE; from the coding sequence ATGCAAAAATCCTTTCGCTGCTATCAAGTTAAAAAAAACGATCAACAGGACATCACATCCTGTGTCGAATCAGTCTCCAGTGACAGCCTACCCTCCGGTAGCGTAACGATTCGCGTCGTCTATTCCTCAATCAATTATAAAGACGCACTGGCGGCTACCGGACATCCGGGAGTCGTCAGAAAATTTCCTCATGTCCCCGGAATTGATGCAGCTGGCATCGTGGAGCAATCGGACTCTGATCAGTTTGCAGTCGGTCAGCCTGTTGTTGTGACTAGCTATGAACTCGGCGTAGACCGCTGGGGAGGCTGGTCTGAATTCATATGCGTTCAACCCGAATGGATTGTCCCTCTGCCTGAAGAACTCATGCTCAAAGAATCGATGATTCTAGGTACGGCTGGTCTGACCGCAGCCATGTGCGTCAGCAGCATCCTGCAGCATGAAATCAGCGTTGATTCGGGTAACGTCCTCGTCACTGGAGCATCGGGAGGCGTCGGTTCCTTCGCGATTTCCTTACTGAATCGACTCGGCTATCAGGTAACAGCCGTCTCAGGCAAAGCATCGATGCATGATCGTCTGATTGAGCTTGGTGCGAAACAGGTCATTGATCGCGGTGCCATCGACATAGGTTCCAGTAAACCACTACTCAAAACCCAATGGCCGGCTGCCATTGATACAGTCGGTGGTTCCCTCTTGAGCCATCTCATCCGTTCGATAGAACATCAAGGTTGTGTCGCCACTTGCGGAAATGCTGGTGGCACGGAACTTGACCTAACCGTGTTCCCGTTCATCCTGCGGGGTGTGACACTCGACGGCATTGACTCTTCCTGGTACCCCATCGCAAAACGAACCGCACTCTGGCAGAAACTCGCAACCGACTGGAAACTGCCTGACCTCGAATCGCGCGCCAAAATGATTACACTCGATCAAATTCAAGAAACCGTTGCCAGTCTGCTTGAAGGTAGCCACCAGGAACGAACGATCATTCAAATCGGCGATGAGTAG
- a CDS encoding DNA-3-methyladenine glycosylase family protein: MNDHVATFKKASTHLKKADPRLKTVIESIGPCSLKPYRYRFALLLRSIVSQQISTSAARTIYKRLQALSGKGQPTAEKIIRLSHEELRSVGLSNQKATYVHHLAEMVLENNVRLHKMHLMSDAEVTEELIQVKGIGNWTAQMFLMFGLCRPDIFPHDDLGIQNGIQMIYDLKARPDKQTCIEIAERWQPYRTVASWYCWRCLEMETPDGPW; this comes from the coding sequence ATGAACGATCACGTAGCGACTTTCAAAAAAGCCTCAACGCACTTGAAAAAAGCAGACCCGCGTCTGAAGACGGTGATTGAGTCGATCGGCCCCTGCTCGCTCAAACCGTATCGCTATCGTTTTGCATTACTGCTGCGCTCGATTGTCTCGCAACAAATTTCGACATCGGCAGCCCGCACCATCTATAAACGTCTGCAGGCACTCTCAGGAAAAGGGCAACCGACGGCAGAAAAAATCATTCGCCTTTCTCATGAGGAATTACGATCAGTCGGTTTGTCCAACCAGAAAGCCACCTACGTGCATCATCTCGCAGAAATGGTATTGGAAAACAATGTGCGTCTGCACAAAATGCATCTCATGTCTGATGCGGAAGTCACTGAGGAATTGATTCAAGTCAAAGGAATCGGTAACTGGACCGCACAGATGTTTTTGATGTTTGGTCTCTGTCGCCCTGATATCTTCCCGCACGATGATCTGGGAATCCAAAATGGCATTCAGATGATTTATGACCTCAAGGCACGTCCCGACAAGCAAACCTGTATTGAAATTGCCGAACGCTGGCAACCTTACCGTACGGTCGCCAGTTGGTACTGTTGGCGCTGTCTGGAAATGGAAACTCCCGACGGTCCCTGGTAA
- a CDS encoding polyprenyl synthetase family protein: protein MGDHLTTHDLLARVEELIGDELEQAERVFLNEVNSKHPYVHDVLQHITRFQGKRLRPILLLLSAAASGGIKESHFVLASVVEMIHLATLVHDDVLDDALIRRHVATVNARWNNETSVLVGDFLFTHAFHLTASLGDARACRLIGRATNLVCEGELAQIYERGNLDLSESQYLEIINGKTAELCAISTQLGAMYSDADEKMIQAMDDYGRALGVAFQITDDLLDLLGTEEQMGKSLGSDLQKEKLTLPLIRLLSQSRQEDQIAIQEILSQPDQQTKSKLDQFIKNSDAIEYAANRARDFAIKARESLKGCPPSQAKQILEELTEFAIQRSI from the coding sequence ATGGGGGACCATCTTACGACGCATGACCTGTTGGCACGTGTCGAAGAATTAATAGGCGATGAGCTGGAACAGGCAGAACGCGTTTTTTTAAACGAAGTCAATTCGAAGCACCCCTATGTCCATGATGTTTTACAGCACATTACTCGTTTTCAGGGAAAGCGACTACGCCCGATTTTGTTGCTGCTTTCTGCTGCCGCTTCAGGGGGAATCAAAGAGAGCCACTTTGTACTTGCCTCTGTAGTAGAAATGATTCATTTGGCAACTCTGGTGCATGATGATGTACTGGACGACGCATTGATCCGCCGTCATGTCGCAACTGTCAATGCGCGTTGGAACAATGAGACGAGCGTACTGGTCGGTGATTTTCTCTTCACACACGCGTTTCACCTTACTGCCAGCCTGGGAGATGCTCGTGCGTGTCGTTTGATTGGTCGAGCTACCAATCTGGTTTGTGAAGGCGAATTAGCGCAGATTTACGAACGTGGCAACCTGGATCTTTCAGAATCGCAATATTTGGAAATCATCAATGGGAAAACGGCCGAGCTTTGTGCGATTAGTACTCAACTAGGAGCCATGTATTCTGACGCCGATGAAAAAATGATTCAGGCAATGGATGACTACGGTCGTGCGTTAGGAGTTGCTTTCCAGATCACCGATGATTTACTGGATTTACTCGGTACGGAAGAACAAATGGGCAAGTCTCTCGGGTCGGATTTACAAAAGGAAAAACTCACGCTTCCCTTAATTCGGCTCCTGAGTCAAAGTCGTCAAGAGGATCAAATTGCAATTCAGGAAATTCTCTCTCAACCAGATCAACAAACTAAATCAAAGCTCGATCAATTTATTAAAAATAGTGATGCCATCGAGTATGCAGCAAATCGTGCCCGCGATTTCGCAATCAAGGCCAGGGAATCTCTCAAAGGGTGTCCCCCTTCACAAGCCAAACAGATTCTTGAAGAACTAACAGAATTTGCTATCCAGAGATCGATTTAA
- a CDS encoding flagellar basal body P-ring protein FlgI, whose amino-acid sequence MKSSVNLFVIVLVVAAGISGCQKLNLSPSDWLHPASLRSQSPDEETSEIEDFVETKVETPFIGDYTQITGKNLIALEGVGLVTGLKGTGGNPPPSVHREALLREMRRRNVKNPNHILRSPSTALVIVKAYLPPLIRKGEKFDVEVYLPGNSEATSLEGGWLMESYLAEQAMIQGRGLLKGHILAKARGSILIPPISNEDRKKAVAGILRRGRILAGGVSVTEDRNLALYLRNDFKSIRNAMRIADRIGGRFHHFDRYGIEEPLAEAKTDKKVVLKLKPRYKHNDSRYLQVVRKIAFRETDVAQRVRMQRLTEEIKIPELSERAAIQLEAIGKKSIPILKAALKSPLLEVRFHAAVALAYLDDGSGLKDLAEAAREEPAFRVYALAAMSAIDEPEAHIYLRELMSMTSAETRYGAFRALWTLDKNDPFIRGEDMNGQFMLHVLQTELETPSQDDPNQKEGAPKNGGPMVHITHRKHPEVVLFGSQQEFRVPIAVRAGDVLITGAPGVDQLIVSKYAVGEKDQRKKVSKNIAVVIRTAVEMGASYPDIAQMILQAHQQGNIEGQVEIDALPEGGRLYYRPVEENALMALKSGEMKSSKSKKKKSARVGNENMVPNIFHSGAPRKKTSSKSSSDSSEIGEVTLSDSRKSKSSDDDGKFIKQSAFKDWFRYFNK is encoded by the coding sequence GTGAAAAGCTCTGTCAACTTGTTCGTAATCGTACTCGTGGTAGCAGCCGGGATTTCCGGTTGTCAAAAACTCAATTTGAGTCCATCAGACTGGCTGCATCCTGCCAGCCTGCGCTCGCAGAGCCCTGATGAGGAAACCTCTGAGATAGAAGACTTTGTTGAGACCAAAGTGGAGACTCCCTTCATCGGAGATTACACACAAATTACCGGTAAAAACCTGATTGCCCTGGAAGGGGTTGGTCTGGTCACTGGATTGAAAGGGACAGGCGGTAATCCTCCTCCTTCGGTTCATCGTGAAGCATTACTTAGAGAAATGCGTCGTCGGAATGTGAAAAATCCAAACCACATCTTGCGAAGTCCTTCGACGGCACTCGTTATCGTGAAAGCATATTTACCTCCTTTGATTCGAAAAGGAGAAAAGTTTGATGTCGAAGTTTATCTGCCTGGAAATAGTGAAGCAACCAGTCTGGAAGGGGGCTGGTTAATGGAATCCTATCTGGCAGAACAGGCGATGATTCAAGGCCGTGGTCTTTTGAAAGGTCACATTCTTGCCAAGGCGCGGGGTTCTATTTTAATTCCTCCGATCTCAAATGAAGACCGTAAAAAAGCGGTCGCTGGGATCTTGCGCCGTGGTCGCATCCTCGCAGGGGGAGTATCGGTCACAGAAGACCGAAATCTGGCTTTATACCTGCGTAATGACTTCAAGAGTATTCGAAATGCCATGCGTATTGCCGATCGAATTGGAGGACGTTTTCACCACTTTGATCGATACGGAATTGAGGAACCTCTGGCCGAAGCGAAGACTGATAAAAAAGTGGTGCTGAAACTGAAACCTCGTTACAAGCACAATGATTCACGATATTTGCAAGTCGTACGAAAAATTGCATTTCGGGAAACGGACGTAGCACAACGGGTGCGGATGCAAAGGCTCACAGAAGAAATCAAAATTCCGGAGCTGTCGGAAAGAGCCGCGATTCAATTGGAAGCGATTGGTAAAAAATCGATTCCCATTCTCAAAGCTGCGTTAAAAAGCCCCTTGTTAGAAGTTCGTTTTCATGCGGCTGTCGCCTTGGCCTACCTGGATGATGGATCAGGCCTTAAAGATCTGGCAGAGGCTGCCAGAGAGGAACCTGCGTTTCGTGTGTATGCGTTAGCAGCAATGTCTGCTATTGATGAACCAGAGGCACACATTTATTTACGTGAATTGATGAGTATGACCAGCGCAGAAACCCGTTATGGCGCATTTCGCGCGCTCTGGACACTGGATAAAAATGATCCATTCATTCGCGGAGAAGACATGAATGGGCAATTCATGTTGCATGTTTTACAAACGGAATTAGAGACGCCGTCTCAAGACGATCCAAATCAAAAAGAGGGGGCTCCGAAGAATGGTGGTCCCATGGTTCATATCACTCATCGAAAACATCCCGAAGTCGTACTCTTTGGTTCTCAACAGGAGTTTCGAGTTCCTATCGCTGTACGAGCGGGTGACGTGTTAATTACAGGTGCTCCTGGTGTCGATCAATTGATTGTTAGTAAGTACGCTGTTGGTGAGAAAGACCAACGGAAGAAAGTATCTAAAAACATTGCCGTTGTGATTCGTACAGCAGTAGAAATGGGAGCTAGTTATCCCGATATTGCTCAAATGATCTTACAGGCGCATCAACAGGGGAATATCGAAGGGCAAGTCGAAATTGATGCTTTACCGGAAGGTGGTCGCCTCTATTATCGTCCCGTTGAAGAAAATGCTCTCATGGCTTTGAAGTCAGGTGAAATGAAATCTTCAAAATCTAAAAAGAAAAAGAGCGCCCGCGTAGGTAACGAGAATATGGTTCCCAACATATTTCATTCTGGAGCCCCTCGGAAAAAGACAAGCTCGAAATCATCTTCTGACTCTTCAGAAATAGGAGAAGTGACTTTGTCTGATTCACGAAAGTCCAAGTCTTCAGACGATGACGGAAAATTCATCAAACAGAGTGCATTTAAAGACTGGTTTCGGTATTTCAACAAATAA
- a CDS encoding HpcH/HpaI aldolase family protein has translation MKKNPVKASLSEGKPQVGTWLSSGDVMMTRLMARVGFPWLTVDMEHSPIDWSQAGLLFGAIADAGCVPLARVPLGKYELIKRALDAGAHGIIAPMINTVEQAKTVIDAVKYPPEGNRSVGGVLHAMNFNATAGDYYKHANDEILVILQTESPEGVENAEAIYSLPGVDAIFVGPNDLTFQMSKKTGVNPSPDELEEQLQKILATGKKTGTPVGLHVQTIEAVEQRIEEGWRFIACGSEVKFMVNEAQRIVSGLNLKAETADLARY, from the coding sequence ATGAAAAAGAATCCGGTCAAGGCGTCGTTAAGTGAAGGAAAACCTCAGGTGGGAACATGGCTCTCATCAGGGGATGTGATGATGACCCGTTTGATGGCACGCGTAGGATTTCCCTGGCTCACGGTTGATATGGAACATTCTCCCATTGACTGGTCACAGGCAGGATTATTATTCGGTGCCATTGCGGATGCAGGCTGTGTGCCTTTAGCACGAGTTCCCTTAGGAAAATATGAATTGATTAAACGGGCTCTGGACGCTGGTGCTCACGGAATCATTGCACCCATGATTAACACTGTTGAACAAGCAAAGACTGTCATCGATGCAGTGAAGTATCCGCCTGAAGGGAATCGCTCTGTCGGTGGCGTATTACACGCGATGAATTTCAACGCGACTGCCGGCGATTATTATAAACACGCCAACGATGAAATTCTGGTGATTCTACAAACGGAATCGCCAGAAGGAGTGGAAAACGCCGAAGCGATTTACAGTTTGCCTGGCGTTGACGCAATTTTTGTTGGTCCCAATGATCTGACTTTTCAGATGAGCAAAAAGACGGGCGTGAATCCTTCACCGGATGAACTGGAAGAGCAATTACAGAAAATCCTGGCTACAGGTAAGAAAACGGGTACACCGGTTGGCTTACATGTGCAGACCATCGAAGCGGTCGAACAGCGGATTGAAGAAGGTTGGCGCTTTATCGCCTGCGGTAGTGAAGTCAAATTCATGGTGAATGAGGCTCAACGGATTGTCAGCGGCTTGAACTTAAAAGCAGAAACCGCCGATCTGGCTCGGTATTAA
- the smc gene encoding chromosome segregation protein SMC: MLKSLELFGFKSFADRTIFEFSDGITCVVGPNGSGKSNVVDGIKWVLGDQSPKSLRGKDMTDVIFNGSKGRKANAYAEATLTFHNQDGFLDIDAQEVHIGRRLWKNGDSEYLLNRNPVRLKDIRDLFMGTGAATSAYSIIEQGRVDQILQANAATRRVVFEEAAGISRYKSRKIDAERKLERVGQNILRLTDIVDEVEAQLNSTRSQASKAAKYREASTELRKLWMGMAADDWRHLTTKQSSIQERIDENQKRLDELNVEYQTYEDKLSAIDLEIAEIEDQVRTVEKKLASHREGIAGNQTSIEHQLERKQEFEAEIIRLRKQRILMAKRTSEIQNDLEAVTNEKNKSESEFQLQRQNLEEIHAKIIAVTEELDAANEQVQQKQQLVHELTKQSLALDNKLFSVKTQLETFNTSSLKSNEKRLQLEAKIQEAQSEVEQCEVQFRIAGEKVAEFAQCLSEVDEKQQSFLSEQDQKTQQLSDLREKRSAYQARRSVLEDLERRQEGISIGVKEILNRAQTSNHSPWNTILGSVADLLDVDLEQAALLEVALGIRSQLLVIKEFEPLYQFLKEGKYSISGRVGFITQPSLKNENDQPMSAVNGFSIEGNATNTESFHTEPNQFISDLSSHRGVIYRADQLVNLTEENKLLAQILLADTWIVDSLETAVNLSRTEGHNCRFVTLQGELIEENQSVFVGAVRSESALFTRRSELRKLKNDLIRIDRTLSDNESALKKLDELLSTVDSERSSWQEKMQEASETLSTEKAAKAAATHNLAQLNEELMTVRNDLEDLKSHTLKLHSESEAVLFEKQTTEEKLENLNSLIQQDESLLLNKQCEVQELKEQQNSRQLELATHEERLTGLEQRFGRLRLEFEQRQQQQEESNRRYELSLEKNSQIKLHILNTRANLDEQFLLQDVLQEQASNLISLREQKRQLKKQLSSEEATVRKERRELSEKKHEEEIKTRDIEHQISSLSDRIEEEYQLSLEEIVTSGESVLKQYLEEETEKNTKQSDSIPELDNQSEPLALQSEVEQQSSADEINEQVEIELVEQERESIQLGFNIDLYLEIRPEIETQVNRLRRKIKMMGSINSDSLKDLDELECRFDYMKSQLDDLDEAKSSLEEIIRRINAESRRLFVDTFEVIRVHFQEIFRKLFGGGEADIILEDPEDILECGIEIVARPPGKELRGLTLLSGGEKTLTAVALLMSIFRSRPSPFCILDEVDAALDEANVERYAGLIDDFKETTQFIMITHNKRSMTVGNVLYGVTMEQSGVSKRMSVRFDDITEDGNFKQSNSSDSDSEAA, from the coding sequence ATGCTGAAGTCATTGGAACTGTTCGGCTTTAAGAGTTTTGCCGACCGGACCATATTTGAATTTTCGGATGGCATCACTTGCGTTGTTGGTCCTAACGGGAGTGGTAAGAGCAATGTTGTAGATGGTATTAAGTGGGTTCTGGGAGACCAGAGTCCCAAAAGCCTGCGCGGCAAGGACATGACCGATGTCATCTTTAATGGTTCAAAAGGTCGTAAGGCGAATGCCTATGCGGAAGCCACTTTGACCTTTCACAACCAAGATGGTTTTCTGGATATTGATGCGCAGGAAGTGCATATCGGCCGCAGGTTATGGAAAAACGGCGATTCAGAATATCTGCTTAATCGAAATCCGGTACGACTCAAAGATATCCGTGATTTATTCATGGGGACCGGTGCGGCGACGTCTGCTTACAGTATTATTGAACAGGGGCGTGTTGATCAGATTTTACAAGCAAACGCGGCAACGCGCCGTGTTGTATTTGAAGAAGCTGCCGGCATCAGTCGCTATAAATCGAGAAAGATTGACGCTGAACGAAAGTTGGAACGAGTTGGCCAGAATATACTCAGGCTCACAGATATTGTCGATGAGGTAGAAGCACAGCTGAACTCAACTCGAAGCCAGGCTTCAAAAGCAGCGAAATACCGCGAAGCTTCCACCGAGCTTCGCAAGTTATGGATGGGGATGGCAGCAGATGACTGGCGACACCTGACTACAAAGCAATCTTCCATTCAGGAAAGAATCGATGAGAATCAAAAACGTCTCGATGAACTGAACGTCGAATATCAAACGTACGAAGACAAACTGTCTGCGATAGATTTAGAGATTGCAGAAATTGAAGATCAAGTAAGAACGGTTGAGAAAAAACTTGCTTCACATCGAGAAGGGATTGCAGGAAATCAAACATCGATAGAACACCAACTCGAACGTAAACAGGAATTTGAAGCCGAAATAATTCGGTTACGTAAACAGAGAATCCTGATGGCGAAAAGAACATCGGAGATTCAAAATGATCTGGAAGCCGTTACGAATGAAAAAAACAAGTCTGAATCTGAGTTTCAGCTTCAACGTCAGAATCTGGAAGAAATTCATGCAAAAATCATAGCTGTGACCGAAGAATTGGATGCGGCCAATGAACAAGTTCAACAAAAACAACAGCTTGTTCATGAGCTGACCAAGCAGTCTCTGGCTTTGGATAACAAACTCTTTTCTGTAAAGACACAACTGGAGACATTCAATACTTCAAGCCTGAAGTCAAATGAGAAACGCTTGCAACTGGAAGCCAAAATTCAGGAAGCACAATCTGAGGTTGAGCAATGCGAGGTTCAATTTCGAATTGCTGGAGAAAAAGTCGCTGAGTTTGCACAATGCCTGTCAGAAGTAGATGAAAAACAACAGTCTTTCTTAAGCGAGCAAGATCAAAAAACACAACAACTCTCAGATCTTCGTGAAAAGCGTAGTGCGTATCAGGCACGCAGGAGTGTCTTAGAAGACCTTGAACGTCGGCAAGAGGGAATCAGTATCGGTGTCAAGGAAATTTTGAATCGTGCACAGACTTCAAACCATTCGCCGTGGAACACGATTCTTGGCAGCGTTGCTGATCTTTTGGATGTAGATTTGGAACAAGCGGCTCTCTTGGAAGTTGCCTTGGGAATTCGGTCTCAATTATTAGTGATCAAAGAGTTTGAGCCACTCTACCAGTTTTTGAAAGAAGGGAAATATTCTATTTCTGGCCGGGTTGGGTTTATTACCCAGCCTTCTCTAAAAAATGAGAATGATCAGCCAATGTCAGCTGTGAATGGGTTTTCTATAGAAGGAAATGCCACAAATACCGAGTCTTTTCATACGGAACCAAATCAGTTCATTTCAGATTTATCATCACATCGTGGTGTGATTTATCGTGCCGATCAGTTAGTTAATCTCACAGAAGAAAACAAATTACTTGCCCAGATACTGTTGGCTGATACGTGGATTGTTGACTCATTAGAAACAGCGGTAAATCTGTCACGAACTGAAGGGCACAATTGCCGGTTTGTCACACTTCAAGGTGAATTGATCGAAGAAAATCAATCTGTTTTTGTTGGCGCAGTACGTAGCGAGTCGGCGCTATTCACTCGTAGGAGCGAATTGCGAAAACTGAAAAACGATTTGATTCGAATTGATCGGACGCTAAGCGATAATGAGTCTGCTCTCAAAAAATTAGATGAGTTACTGTCGACCGTTGATTCAGAACGAAGTTCCTGGCAAGAAAAAATGCAAGAAGCGTCAGAAACGCTCTCTACGGAAAAGGCGGCGAAAGCAGCAGCCACACATAATCTGGCGCAGTTAAACGAGGAGTTAATGACTGTTCGAAATGATCTGGAAGACCTGAAAAGCCACACTCTGAAGTTACATTCCGAATCAGAAGCAGTGTTATTTGAGAAGCAAACGACAGAAGAAAAACTGGAAAATTTGAACTCATTGATTCAGCAGGATGAATCCCTTTTACTAAATAAGCAGTGCGAAGTTCAGGAGCTCAAAGAACAGCAAAATTCAAGACAGTTGGAATTAGCAACGCATGAAGAACGGTTAACCGGGTTGGAGCAACGTTTTGGTCGTTTAAGGTTGGAGTTTGAACAACGACAACAACAACAGGAAGAATCCAATCGTCGTTATGAATTATCACTGGAAAAAAACTCACAAATTAAACTGCATATTTTAAATACTCGTGCTAATTTGGATGAACAGTTTTTATTACAGGATGTATTACAAGAGCAGGCGAGTAATCTCATCTCACTACGTGAGCAAAAACGACAACTCAAAAAGCAGTTAAGTTCTGAAGAAGCAACAGTTCGCAAAGAGCGGCGTGAACTGAGTGAAAAGAAACACGAAGAAGAAATCAAGACCCGAGATATCGAACATCAAATCAGTTCTCTAAGTGACCGAATCGAAGAAGAATATCAACTCTCATTAGAAGAGATCGTTACTTCGGGAGAGTCAGTTCTAAAGCAATACCTGGAAGAGGAAACCGAGAAAAATACAAAGCAGAGTGATTCTATACCCGAACTTGACAATCAGTCTGAACCTCTTGCTTTGCAAAGTGAGGTCGAGCAACAGTCGAGTGCTGATGAAATCAATGAACAGGTCGAGATTGAACTCGTTGAACAGGAGAGAGAATCTATTCAACTCGGTTTTAATATCGATCTCTATCTCGAAATTCGACCGGAAATCGAAACGCAGGTTAATCGTCTCCGACGCAAAATAAAAATGATGGGTAGTATTAACTCAGATAGCCTTAAAGATCTGGATGAACTGGAATGCCGTTTTGACTACATGAAGTCACAGCTGGATGATTTGGACGAAGCAAAGTCTTCTTTAGAAGAAATTATTCGTCGAATCAATGCGGAAAGCAGGCGTTTATTCGTAGATACTTTTGAAGTAATTCGTGTCCATTTTCAAGAAATCTTTCGCAAGCTGTTTGGAGGAGGCGAAGCCGATATCATTCTGGAAGATCCGGAAGATATTCTGGAGTGTGGAATTGAAATCGTAGCTCGCCCTCCGGGAAAAGAGTTACGAGGGTTGACATTGCTGAGTGGTGGTGAAAAAACATTAACGGCAGTCGCGCTTTTAATGTCGATTTTCCGTAGTCGTCCCAGTCCATTCTGTATTTTGGACGAAGTGGACGCTGCTTTGGATGAAGCGAATGTCGAGCGTTATGCCGGGCTGATTGACGACTTCAAAGAAACAACGCAGTTCATTATGATCACGCATAATAAGCGGTCTATGACTGTTGGAAATGTTCTCTATGGAGTTACAATGGAGCAATCGGGAGTTTCCAAGCGGATGTCAGTACGATTTGACGACATCACTGAAGATGGAAACTTCAAGCAGTCAAATTCGTCTGATAGTGATTCAGAGGCGGCTTGA